A window of Suncus etruscus isolate mSunEtr1 chromosome 4, mSunEtr1.pri.cur, whole genome shotgun sequence contains these coding sequences:
- the TRABD gene encoding traB domain-containing protein isoform X1, giving the protein MPVIKPRQTPCQLYCCVGVSCATHAPFGAQKFTNVPAFCSQVLPRAAPDSSLSPVPESLVGSALSAASVRGAGTGTNLAMDRPERPEEQPPREADLEPAGTAAAPSEVVPRALPGGDAQNISDVDAFNLLLEMKMKRRREQPRLPRTVTQLVAEDGSRVYVVGTAHFSDDSKKDVVRTIRAVQPDVVVVELCQYRVSMLKMDERTLLREAKEISLEKLQQAVRQNGVMSGLMQMLLLKVSAHITEQLGMAPGGEFREAFKEASKVPFCKFHLGDRPIPVTFKRAIAALSFWQKVKLAWGLCFLSDPISKDDVERCKQKDLLEQMMAEMIGEFPDLHRTIVSERDVYLTYMLRQAAQRLELPRASEAEPRKCVPSVVVGVVGMGHVPGIEKNWTTDLNIQEIMTVPPPSVSGRVSRLAAKATIMGLLAYGLYWTGRRAASLLLSLPATQYCLLRMSEARLHK; this is encoded by the exons atgccagtgatcaaacccaggcaaacgccctgccagcTGTACTGTTGCGTAGGAGTGTCGTGTGCCACTCATGCCCCGTTTGGGGCCCAGAAGTTCACAAATGTGCCTGCCTTTTGTTCCCAGGTGCTGCCCAGGGCTGCCCCCGACTCTTCCCTGAGCCCCGTGCCAGAGAGCCTTGTGGGCTCTGCCCTATCTGCAGCCTCTGTCCGTGGTGCCGGTACCGGGACTAACCTGGCCATGGACAGGCCTGAGCGGCCAGAGGAGCAGCCGCCTCGAGAG GCTGACCTGGAGCCGGCGGGGACAGCAGCCGCGCCTTCAGAGGTGGTCCCTCGGGCCCTGCCTGGAGGAGATGCCCAGAATATCT CTGACGTGGACGCCTTCAACCTCCTCCTGGAGATGAAGATGAAACGGCGGCGGGAGCAGCCCCGGCTGCCCCGCACAGTGACCCAGCTGGTGGCCGAGGACGGAAGCCGGGTGTATGTGGTGGGCACGGCCCACTTCAGCGACGATAGCAAAAAGGACGTTGTGAGG ACCATCCGCGCCGTGCAGCCcgatgtggtggtggtggagctGTGTCAGTACCGAGTGTCCATGCTGAAGATGGACGAGCGCACGCTGCTGCGGGAGGCCAAGGAGATCAGCCTGGAGAAGCTGCAGCAGGCCGTGAGGCAG AACGGAGTCATGTCAGGTCTCATGCAGATGCTGCTACTGAAGGTGTCTGCGCACATCACGGAgcagctgggcatggcccccgGCGGCGAGTTCAGGGAGGCCTTCAAGGAG GCCAGCAAGGTGCCTTTCTGCAAGTTCCATCTGGGAGACCGGCCCATCCCTGTCACCTTCAAGAGAGCCATCGCAGCGCTGTCCTTCTGGCAGAAGGTCAAGCTGGCCTGGGGCTTGTGCTTCCTGTCGGACCCCATCAG CAAGGACGACGTGGAGCGCTGCAAGCAGAAGGACCTGCTGGAGCAGATGATGGCCGAGATGATCGGCGAGTTCCCCGACCTGCACCGCACCATCGTGTCTGAGCGCGACGTCTACCTGACCTATATGCTGCGGCAGGCAGCCCAGCGCCTCGAGCTGCCGCGTGCCTCAGAAG CCGAGCCCAGGAAGTGTGTCCCCTCCGTGGTGGTGGGCGTCGTGGGGATGGGCCACGTGCCGGGCATCGAGAAGAACTGGACCACCGACCTCAACATCCAAGAGATCATGAC CGTGCCCCCACCGTCCGTCTCTGGCAGAGTGTCACGCCTGGCCGCGAAGGCCACCATCATGGGCCTACTGGCCTACGGCCTGTACTGGACCGGGCGCCGTGCCGCCAGCCTGCTGCTGTCACTGCCCGCCACCCAGTACTGCCTGCTGAGGATGTCCGAGGCCCGGCTGCACAAGTAG
- the SELENOO gene encoding protein adenylyltransferase SelO, mitochondrial yields the protein MEPAPRWLAGLRFDNRALRALPVETPPPGPEGACRAPRAVAGACFSRARPEPLRQPRVVALSGPALALLGLGPPPAGAEAEAARFFGGNALLPGAEPAAHCYCGHQFGLFAGQLGDGAALYLGEVLADGGARWELQLKGAGPTPFSRQADGRKVLRSSIREFLCSEAMFHLGIPTTRAGACVTSESSVVRDIFYDGNPKHEKCTVVLRIAPTFLRFGSFEIFKPTDEQTGRAGPSVGRNDIRVQMLDYVIGTFYPEIQAAHAESPVQRNLAFFREVSRRTARLVAEWQCVGFCHGVLNTDNMSIVGLTIDYGPFGFMDRYDPDHVCNASDSGGRYAYAKQPEVCRWNLQKLAEALEPELPLELAEASLAEDFDAEFHRHYLQKMRRKLGLVHVEEEGDDKLVAGLLETMHLTGADFTNTFTLLRSFPMDPESPDLEQFLAELATQCATLEELRMAFRPRMDPRQLSMMLALAQSNPPLLALIGSTRESLAKELERMEQQSKLEELSPAQLLSGNREHWTRWLGEYRARLDRDRAGAGDDDAWQMERRRVMCASNPTFVLRNYVAQNAIEAAEKGDFSEVRRVLELLEAPYQTEGEAVAAPTCSRPPPWAAELSVTUSS from the exons ATGGAGCCGGCGCCGCGCTGGCTGGCGGGGCTGCGCTTCGACAACCGCGCCCTGCGCGCGCTGCCCGTGGAGACGCCGCCGCCGGGCCCCGAGGGCGCCTGCCGGGCTCCGCGCGCCGTGGCCGGGGCCTGCTTCAGCCGCGCGCGCCCCGAGCCCCTGCGCCAGCCGCGCGTCGTGGCGCTGTCCGGGCCGGCGCTGGCGCTGCTGGGGCTGGGGCCGCCGCCCGCCGGGGCCGAGGCCGAGGCCGCGCGCTTCTTCGGCGGCAACGCGCTGCTGCCGGGCGCCGAGCCCGCCGCGCACTGCTACTGCGGCCACCAGTTCGGCCTCTTCGCCGGGCAGCTGGGCGACGGCGCCGCCCTCTACCTGGGCGAGGTGTTAGCGGACGGCGGCGCGCGCTGGGAGCTGCAGCTCAAGGGCGCCGGGCCCACGCCCTTCTCCAG ACAGGCCGACGGGCGCAAGGTGCTGCGATCAAGTATCCGTGAGTTCCTGTGCAGCGAGGCCATGTTCCACTTGGGCATCCCCACCACGCGGGCGGGCGCCTGTGTCACCTCCGAGTCCTCGGTTGTGCGGGACATCTTCTACGACGGGAACCCCAAGCATGAGAAGTGCACAGTTGTGCTGCGTATCGCCCCCACCTTCCTGAG GTTCGGCTCCTTTGAGATTTTCAAGCCCACGGACGAGCAGACAGGGCGTGCAGGCCCCAGCGTGGGGCGGAACGACATCCGTGTTCAGATGCTGGACTACGTTATCGGCACCTTCTACCCTGAGATTCAGGCCGCACACGCGGAGAGCCCTGTGCAGAGGAACCTGGCCTTCTTCCGGGAG GTGAGCCGGCGTACAGCCCGCCTGGTGGCTGAATGGCAGTGTGTGGGTTTCTGCCATGGTGTCCTCAACACGGACAACATGAGCATCGTGGGACTCACCATCGACTATGGGCCCTTCGGCTTCATGGACCG GTATGACCCCGACCATGTGTGCAACGCCTCAGACAGTGGAGGGCGCTATGCTTACGCCAAGCAGCCTGAGGTCTGCCGCTGGAACCTGCAGAAGCTGGCGGAGGCCCTGGAGCCCGAGCTGCCCCTAGAGCTGGCTGAGGCCAGCCTGGCAGAGGACTTCGATGCCGAGTTCCACAGACATTATCTGCAGAAGATGCGCCGCAAGCTGGGCCTTGTGCATGTGGAGGAGGAAGGCGACGACAAGCTGGTGGCCGGGCTCCTGGAGACCATGCACCTGACCG GTGCCGACTTCACCAATACCTTCACCCTGCTGCGCTCCTTCCCCATGGACCCCGAGTCTCCAGACCTAGAGCAGTTCCTGGCTGAGCTGGCCACACAGTGTGCCACCCTGGAAGAGCTGAGAATGGCCTTCCGGCCGCGGATGGACCCCCG GCAGCTCTCCATGATGCTGGCACTGGCGCAGTCAAACCCGCCACTGCTGGCACTCATCGGCAGCACCCGGGAGAGCCTCGCCAAGGAGCTGGAGCGCATGGAGCAGCAGTCCAAGCTGGAGGAGCTCAGCCCGGCCCAGCTGCTGAGTGGCAACAGGGAGCACTGGACCCGCTGGCTGGGCGAGTACAG AGCCCGGCTGGACAGGGACAGGGCTGGCGCTGGTGACGACGATGCCTGGCAGATGGAGCGCAGGCGTGTCATGTGTGCCAGCAACCCCACCTTCGTGCTTCGCAACTACGTGGCCCAGAACGCCATCGAGGCCGCCGAGAAGGGTGACTTCTCCGAG
- the TRABD gene encoding traB domain-containing protein isoform X2, which yields MERAPPDLGPPGRAGRRRRRDPAGTRLGGAAVQVLPRAAPDSSLSPVPESLVGSALSAASVRGAGTGTNLAMDRPERPEEQPPREADLEPAGTAAAPSEVVPRALPGGDAQNISDVDAFNLLLEMKMKRRREQPRLPRTVTQLVAEDGSRVYVVGTAHFSDDSKKDVVRTIRAVQPDVVVVELCQYRVSMLKMDERTLLREAKEISLEKLQQAVRQNGVMSGLMQMLLLKVSAHITEQLGMAPGGEFREAFKEASKVPFCKFHLGDRPIPVTFKRAIAALSFWQKVKLAWGLCFLSDPISKDDVERCKQKDLLEQMMAEMIGEFPDLHRTIVSERDVYLTYMLRQAAQRLELPRASEAEPRKCVPSVVVGVVGMGHVPGIEKNWTTDLNIQEIMTVPPPSVSGRVSRLAAKATIMGLLAYGLYWTGRRAASLLLSLPATQYCLLRMSEARLHK from the exons ATGGAGCGGGCGCCCCCGGACCTCGGCCCGCCGGGCCGCGCGGGCCGTCGCCGGAGACGCGACCCGGCCGGAACCCGCCTCGGGGGTGCCGCCGTCCAG GTGCTGCCCAGGGCTGCCCCCGACTCTTCCCTGAGCCCCGTGCCAGAGAGCCTTGTGGGCTCTGCCCTATCTGCAGCCTCTGTCCGTGGTGCCGGTACCGGGACTAACCTGGCCATGGACAGGCCTGAGCGGCCAGAGGAGCAGCCGCCTCGAGAG GCTGACCTGGAGCCGGCGGGGACAGCAGCCGCGCCTTCAGAGGTGGTCCCTCGGGCCCTGCCTGGAGGAGATGCCCAGAATATCT CTGACGTGGACGCCTTCAACCTCCTCCTGGAGATGAAGATGAAACGGCGGCGGGAGCAGCCCCGGCTGCCCCGCACAGTGACCCAGCTGGTGGCCGAGGACGGAAGCCGGGTGTATGTGGTGGGCACGGCCCACTTCAGCGACGATAGCAAAAAGGACGTTGTGAGG ACCATCCGCGCCGTGCAGCCcgatgtggtggtggtggagctGTGTCAGTACCGAGTGTCCATGCTGAAGATGGACGAGCGCACGCTGCTGCGGGAGGCCAAGGAGATCAGCCTGGAGAAGCTGCAGCAGGCCGTGAGGCAG AACGGAGTCATGTCAGGTCTCATGCAGATGCTGCTACTGAAGGTGTCTGCGCACATCACGGAgcagctgggcatggcccccgGCGGCGAGTTCAGGGAGGCCTTCAAGGAG GCCAGCAAGGTGCCTTTCTGCAAGTTCCATCTGGGAGACCGGCCCATCCCTGTCACCTTCAAGAGAGCCATCGCAGCGCTGTCCTTCTGGCAGAAGGTCAAGCTGGCCTGGGGCTTGTGCTTCCTGTCGGACCCCATCAG CAAGGACGACGTGGAGCGCTGCAAGCAGAAGGACCTGCTGGAGCAGATGATGGCCGAGATGATCGGCGAGTTCCCCGACCTGCACCGCACCATCGTGTCTGAGCGCGACGTCTACCTGACCTATATGCTGCGGCAGGCAGCCCAGCGCCTCGAGCTGCCGCGTGCCTCAGAAG CCGAGCCCAGGAAGTGTGTCCCCTCCGTGGTGGTGGGCGTCGTGGGGATGGGCCACGTGCCGGGCATCGAGAAGAACTGGACCACCGACCTCAACATCCAAGAGATCATGAC CGTGCCCCCACCGTCCGTCTCTGGCAGAGTGTCACGCCTGGCCGCGAAGGCCACCATCATGGGCCTACTGGCCTACGGCCTGTACTGGACCGGGCGCCGTGCCGCCAGCCTGCTGCTGTCACTGCCCGCCACCCAGTACTGCCTGCTGAGGATGTCCGAGGCCCGGCTGCACAAGTAG